The Actinomycetota bacterium genome contains the following window.
TCAGCATTGATGCGACGGAAGTTGAGGGCCTGCGCAGCCTTCTGGCAGACGTCGAGAGTCGGCTCGATGCACTGGCGCTGGACATGAACGAGCGGCAGCAGGTTGAGGCGGACATTGCGACTATCAAAGCCCAGCTTTCAGCACCGTCGCCGCGACGAAGCATCGTGACAGAATCATTGCTGTCTTTGCGGACCATACTCGAGCAGGTCGCAGCCGCGGCGATTGCTGCCCCGCTGATCGCCAAGATCGCGACGATACTGGTAGGCGTCTAACCCCGGCTTCCACCCGACGCGCGCATGGTGTCGCATAATGAGTGCGCAAGCGCGCGGGTGAAGCCGAAACACGTTAGACCGAACTCGTTCTCAGGAGGGGGTCCCTATGAAGTACGGAGCCCGCAACATGGTTGTCGGCGAGGTCAAGTCGGTTCAGAAGGGCGACATCATGTCGCTCGTGAAATTCGACGTTGCTCCCTGTGAGATGGCGTCCGTGCTCACGACCGAGTCGCTTGAGGAGATGGGCC
Protein-coding sequences here:
- a CDS encoding TOBE domain-containing protein; amino-acid sequence: MKYGARNMVVGEVKSVQKGDIMSLVKFDVAPCEMASVLTTESLEEMGLQVGDKVSLVVKAVNVLPVKE